The Paramixta manurensis region CTGGCCGGTTACCTGGCGAAGCGCATCGGCAAGCGGAGTATGATGCGCTTTTCTACCTTTGCCGGGCTGCTGTTCTATGGCGCGCTGCTGTTTATCCATGACGCCGTTCCATTGATGCTGCTGCAACTGTTGAATGCAATTTTTATCGGTATTCTTGCCGGTATTGGCATGATCTACTTTCAGGATTTGATGCCCGGCCAGGCAGGTGCCGCAACCACGTTATTTACCAACTCGACACGCGTAGGATGGATTATTGCCGGCTCGCTGGCAGGCGTAGTCGCCGAAGTCTGGAACTATCATGCGGTGTTTTATTTTACCCTGCTGATGATAGCCGGCACGCTCTACTGCATGTGGCGTATTAAAGAAGCCTGATGACTCAGGGCGCGGTATCCGCCTCAAGCTGAAGTAACCACGTCATCGCCTGTTCACGTCGGTTACCGCACATCTCTGCCGAGGGTTGTAAACCGGCGCAGACTGCCGGGCGCAACGGCGAGCCGAAAATCTTGCAGCGCTGGTGTTCATCTAGCTGTATGCAGGGAGTATTGGCCGGTTTACCGGTAGGCATACCGGGGATCGGCGAAGAGATAGAAGGCGCGGTACAGCAGGCGCCGCAGCCAGTACGACACTCCATCATGCCTCCCTTAAGTAACAGAAAGCGCGACAATAGCAGGCCGCTGGTTTGAAATCTATGTTTTACCCTGCGTTTAGTTGCGCGATATTGCGCAATTTGCATTTTCTTACCGCGCTTTATCTTGCCTGAATGCCCCGGCGCGAGTACCTTGTCGCGATAAATTTCAATCACGGTTTAGTGAGAAACACCATGCCAAGAGCAAATGAGATTAAACGCGGAATGGCCGTCACCTGGAACGGCAAATTATTGTTGGTGAAAGATATTGATGTACAGAGTCCGAGCGCGCGCGGTGCCTCCACGCTGTATAAAATGCGCTTTACCGATATCCGCACCGGCTTAAAAGTTGAAGAGCGTTTTAAAGGCGACGACATTCTGGATGCTATTTCACTCAGCCGCCGTACCGTTACCTTCTCTTATGTTGATGGTGACGAATATGTCTTTATGGATGATGAAGACTATACGCCTTACAACTTTAAAAAAGACCAGATTGAGGAAGAGCTGTTATTTATTCCTGAAGGCGGTATTCCGGGTATACAGGTGTTAACCATGGATGGACAAGTGCTGGCGCTGGAGCTACCGCAAACGGTTGATATGGAGATTGTTGATACCTCTCCCGGCATCAAAGGCGCTTCGGCCAGCGCCCGTACTAAACCGGCGGCCATGAGCACCGGGCTGGTCATTCAGGTACCCGAATATCTGAGTAATGGCGATAAAATCCGCATCCATATTCCTGAGCGTCGTTATATGGGGCGCGCGGACTGATTGCGTTTAGCGGTTGCGAGACGGGGATTGTTATATTATAACAATCCCCGTTTTGTTAGCGGCGAGGTTATCGATACTCGACCGTCAATACCCCCAGTTGGTGCTGCTTATCGAGCCATTGCAGGCGAGTTGTTCCCGCATTGTTCGGTAGCGTATAGGCGGTTAATAATAAGGGTTGGATTTCGCTTGATTGTCGTTGCCAGCGCCCGTTGTGAAAGCAGGCGGTTTGCACAGCGCCCTGTTTAACATTGATGTTGCATCCCTCTTCTACTATCGCGCCGGTAAAACGTATCGTTCCACCCGTAGCGGATGCGCTTTCCGTCCCGGAAAACAAGCACAGCAGTGGAATCAAAGCATTGAGGTATTTCATCATTGCGGCACCCTATTGGTATGCGACCTTATTGTTTATAGCTTCGAACACTACTATCGACACGTTTTGGCACGATCTTTAGCACCCCCAGCCACAGAAAGAGGCAATGATGACCAAAGTCAATTTAATAACCGGTTTCCTCGGTAGCGGTAAAACCACCACATTGCGACATCTGTTAGCGCATAAGCCAGCGGATGAAAAGTGGGCCGTGTTGGTGAATGAGTTTGGCGAAATCGGCATTGATGGCGCGCTACTGGCCGACAGCGGCGCGGTACTGAAAGAGATTCCGGGCGGTTGTATGTGCTGCGTCAACGGCCTGCCAATGCAGGTAGGGCTGAATATGCTACTAAAACAAGCCAAGCCAGACCGTTTACTGATTGAACCGACCGGCCTCGGCCACCCGAAACAGATCCTCGATATGCTCGGCGCGGCGGTTTATCAGCCCTGGTTAACCCTGCACGCTTCCCTCACGCTGCTCGATCCACGCCAATTGCGGGATGAACGCGTGGTACAGAATGAAAATTTTCGCGATCAGCTGGCGGCGGCGGATATTATTGTCGCCAATAAGCAGGACCGTCAGGAACCGGCGGATCGTGACCTTTTGCAGCACTGGCAAGCGGCTAACCTGAAAGGGCGGCGCTTAGTTGAAGCCGAGTTTGGGAAAATCGATCCCGCGTTGTTGGATGAACCACGCCTCAATCAACGCGTGCTGCCCGATGCCGCTGAGCATCATGCTCATAGTCATCCGCCTTCGGCGCTTTCAGCGTTGCGGTTGGATAATAATACGCGCTGGCGGCGTGCGCTAAACCAAGGTCAGGGCTATTATGCATGTGGCTGGGTTTTTGATGCGGACACGGTTTTTGACACCATTGGCCTACTCGAATGGGCGCGTCTGGCGCCAGTGAGCCGGGTAAAAGGGGTAATGCGCATTCCTGAAGGGTTAATCAGCATTAATCGCCAGGGTGCCGATCTGCAAATTGAAACGCGCCAATCCACACCGCCGGACAGTCGCATTGAACTGATCGATGAGCAGGCCGCTGAGTGGAATACTTTGCAAAGCGCCTTGTTGAAGCTTCGTTTAGAAAACAAGGCATAATCTACGCCGTTATTTTGCTTTCTTACACGAGCCCTTATGAACGCTAAACGTTTAGCAACCATCTTGCTGTTGAATATTTTGGGGATTGCGCTGTTTTTATCCTGGTATTTGCCGGTCAATCATGGTTTTTGGTTCTCCGTCGATAAATCGATCTTCTTTTGGTTCAATGACCGTATGGTCGACCATCATGGGTTCGCTTTACTGGTTGCCATCACCAACTATCGTGGCTTTGATGTCGTCTCATTGATTGCAATGGGGTTGTTATACCTCTGGTACTGGCGGCGAGAAACGCCACAAGGGCGTCGGCGCATGCTGGCTATTGGTATCACGATGTTGCTTACCGCGGTAGTGCTTAATCAATTGGGCCACCTGATACCGGTAAAACACGCCAGCCCAACCCTG contains the following coding sequences:
- the yeiP gene encoding elongation factor P-like protein YeiP, with protein sequence MPRANEIKRGMAVTWNGKLLLVKDIDVQSPSARGASTLYKMRFTDIRTGLKVEERFKGDDILDAISLSRRTVTFSYVDGDEYVFMDDEDYTPYNFKKDQIEEELLFIPEGGIPGIQVLTMDGQVLALELPQTVDMEIVDTSPGIKGASASARTKPAAMSTGLVIQVPEYLSNGDKIRIHIPERRYMGRAD
- a CDS encoding YkgJ family cysteine cluster protein, which translates into the protein MECRTGCGACCTAPSISSPIPGMPTGKPANTPCIQLDEHQRCKIFGSPLRPAVCAGLQPSAEMCGNRREQAMTWLLQLEADTAP
- a CDS encoding type 1 fimbrial protein, with translation MMKYLNALIPLLCLFSGTESASATGGTIRFTGAIVEEGCNINVKQGAVQTACFHNGRWQRQSSEIQPLLLTAYTLPNNAGTTRLQWLDKQHQLGVLTVEYR
- a CDS encoding CobW family GTP-binding protein, whose amino-acid sequence is MTKVNLITGFLGSGKTTTLRHLLAHKPADEKWAVLVNEFGEIGIDGALLADSGAVLKEIPGGCMCCVNGLPMQVGLNMLLKQAKPDRLLIEPTGLGHPKQILDMLGAAVYQPWLTLHASLTLLDPRQLRDERVVQNENFRDQLAAADIIVANKQDRQEPADRDLLQHWQAANLKGRRLVEAEFGKIDPALLDEPRLNQRVLPDAAEHHAHSHPPSALSALRLDNNTRWRRALNQGQGYYACGWVFDADTVFDTIGLLEWARLAPVSRVKGVMRIPEGLISINRQGADLQIETRQSTPPDSRIELIDEQAAEWNTLQSALLKLRLENKA
- a CDS encoding phosphatase PAP2 family protein; the protein is MNAKRLATILLLNILGIALFLSWYLPVNHGFWFSVDKSIFFWFNDRMVDHHGFALLVAITNYRGFDVVSLIAMGLLYLWYWRRETPQGRRRMLAIGITMLLTAVVLNQLGHLIPVKHASPTLFFEHAHRVGELTGIPTKDASSDSFPGDHGMMLIIFTCFMLRYFSKSAFAVGVLIVLVFALPRVMAGAHWFTDIAVGSLSVVLVGLSWWLLTPASDALVNWFYRSLPGKYKPAA